One window of Candidatus Hydrothermales bacterium genomic DNA carries:
- the xerA gene encoding site-specific tyrosine recombinase/integron integrase — MIKHLDTFLSKLKYLKNYSENTIKSYKKDIILFFEYTRDKYKVTEPEKIERLHLREYFADLLKYGYKKKSIARKISSLKAFYKFLVKENKIEKNPLSGIHVPKLEKELPSIIPEEVMKELLDKWEPNNFLEIRNKLIIEFLYGLGVRANELLNIKINDISIGLREVRIKGKGNKMRLIPIPEKPFDLLKKFLEIRKDLGINTECLFTTIKGKPLSYFGLRKLVRENFLKRANYSGIHPHLLRHAFATHLLDHGADLKSIQELLGHSSLATTEIYTNLSINEIKRIYKNTHPREKSD; from the coding sequence TTGATTAAGCACTTAGATACCTTTCTCTCAAAACTTAAATATTTAAAAAATTATTCAGAAAATACGATAAAGTCCTATAAAAAAGACATAATTTTATTCTTTGAATACACAAGGGATAAATATAAAGTTACGGAGCCAGAAAAAATTGAGAGATTACACTTAAGGGAGTACTTTGCAGATCTTCTAAAGTACGGTTACAAAAAAAAATCAATAGCTAGAAAAATATCTTCACTTAAAGCCTTTTATAAATTTTTAGTAAAAGAAAATAAAATAGAAAAAAATCCTTTAAGTGGTATTCATGTACCTAAACTTGAAAAGGAGTTACCTAGTATAATTCCAGAAGAAGTGATGAAGGAGTTACTTGATAAATGGGAACCAAATAATTTTCTTGAGATTAGAAACAAATTAATAATAGAGTTTCTTTATGGACTTGGTGTAAGAGCAAATGAACTTTTGAATATCAAGATAAATGATATTTCGATAGGATTAAGAGAAGTAAGAATAAAAGGTAAAGGTAACAAGATGAGACTAATTCCTATTCCCGAAAAACCCTTCGATTTATTGAAGAAATTCTTAGAAATAAGAAAGGATCTCGGAATAAATACTGAGTGCTTATTTACTACAATAAAAGGTAAACCTCTTTCTTACTTTGGGTTGAGAAAGTTAGTAAGAGAAAATTTTTTAAAAAGAGCGAACTATTCGGGAATCCATCCCCATCTTTTGAGACATGCCTTTGCTACACATCTTCTTGATCATGGAGCAGATCTAAAAAGTATACAAGAACTCCTTGGTCACTCCTCGCTTGCAACAACAGAGATTTACACCAATCTCTCAATTAACGAAATCAAAAGAATTTATAAAAATACTCATCCACGGGAAAAAAGTGATTGA
- a CDS encoding cupin domain-containing protein produces the protein MEKIQIFKIFEEKEGFWVPYEIAVVEDVAVRVAMIHGEFPFHVHNEGDELFIVLKGEIYIDTEERTYNLREGEGLLVKKGTRHRSRANIPSLIMLIEPKRLVTKPKFD, from the coding sequence ATGGAAAAGATACAGATTTTTAAAATTTTCGAGGAAAAAGAGGGATTTTGGGTTCCCTATGAAATAGCTGTAGTAGAAGATGTTGCTGTAAGAGTTGCAATGATACACGGAGAATTTCCCTTTCATGTTCACAACGAGGGTGATGAACTATTTATAGTTTTAAAAGGGGAAATCTATATTGATACTGAAGAAAGAACCTATAATCTGAGGGAGGGGGAGGGACTACTTGTAAAAAAGGGAACAAGGCACAGATCAAGAGCTAACATTCCATCTTTAATTATGCTTATCGAACCAAAGAGACTTGTAACAAAACCAAAATTTGATTAA
- a CDS encoding pyridoxine 5'-phosphate synthase — MRPIKLSVNVDHVATLREARKEKFPDPLVAAIIAEQAGACGITCHIRLDKRHIKEGDVEKLRKYISGELNLEMCSQYVDFALKVKPDWVTLVPEREGEVTTEGGLDLKKVKSEIKESIEKLRGAGIKVSLFIEPDEEMIDIAKELGVDAVELNTNSYVIAKGEKKEQELQRLKKSAKYAKSKGLTVKAGHGLTRQNIIPLLEIEEIEEVSVGFAIIADSVLSGLYNTVKEYREILSRRSV, encoded by the coding sequence ATGAGACCAATAAAATTAAGTGTTAATGTTGATCATGTGGCAACTCTTCGTGAGGCAAGAAAAGAAAAATTTCCAGATCCCCTTGTAGCTGCTATAATTGCAGAGCAAGCCGGGGCATGCGGAATAACTTGTCACATCAGACTAGATAAGAGACATATTAAAGAGGGGGATGTAGAAAAACTTAGGAAATACATATCAGGAGAGTTGAATTTAGAAATGTGTTCACAGTATGTGGACTTTGCTTTAAAAGTTAAACCAGACTGGGTTACTTTGGTACCCGAAAGAGAGGGCGAAGTCACAACTGAGGGTGGACTTGACTTAAAAAAAGTTAAATCTGAAATCAAAGAATCTATAGAGAAACTAAGAGGAGCGGGGATAAAAGTAAGTCTTTTTATTGAGCCTGATGAGGAAATGATTGATATTGCTAAAGAGTTGGGAGTGGATGCGGTTGAACTGAATACAAATTCTTATGTGATAGCAAAGGGAGAAAAAAAGGAACAGGAGCTTCAAAGACTTAAAAAATCTGCTAAATATGCAAAATCTAAGGGACTCACAGTAAAGGCAGGACATGGTTTAACAAGACAAAATATCATTCCCCTACTTGAGATTGAGGAAATAGAGGAAGTTTCTGTTGGTTTTGCTATCATTGCTGACAGTGTGCTCTCTGGACTTTATAATACGGTAAAGGAGTATAGAGAAATTCTCTCGAGGAGGAGCGTTTAA
- a CDS encoding NADP-dependent malic enzyme yields the protein MKITREEALEYHSRGKKGKLEIRLTKPCETQRDLSLAYTPGVAEPCLEIKRDPLLAYEYTAKGNLVAVISNGTAVLGLGNIGALAGKPVMEGKCVLFKKFADVDAIDIEINTEDIEEFIKTCKLISPTFGGINLEDIKAPECFEIEERLKAELDIPVFHDDQHGTAIISGAALLNALELVGKKIDEIKVVINGAGASAIACAKFYLLLGVKKENIIMCDTKGVIYKGRKEGMNIYKEEFAIETEKRTLAEALEGADVFIGLSVGNVVTKEMVKKMADRPIIFAMANPIPEISYEDAKEARPDGIIATGRSDYPNQINNVLGFPFIFRGALDVRARKINDEMKLAAAKALAALAKEDVPDSVARAYGVKRLEFGKDYIIPKPLDPRVLYWEAPEVARAAIETNVAQVKIDINEYRERLKEKVMKGGRVMNIIIQEAKKKPVKVVYAEGEHEKIIRAANIVANDEIAKPILLGREEIIKKKIEGLRLNFDYEIIDPALSPKRDEYAEKLFRIRERKGVTKQWAYFSLSNPIVFGSMMVYEGDAHGLIAGLTTDYANALRPIFQIIKTQDNVKTVAGLYIIIVENEVFFFADATVNINPDPETLAEIAILTANFAKDLGVEPKVAFLSFSNFGSVRVKETEKVSEAVRIFRKKYPHIVADGEMQADTALVPEIMEEFYPFSYLKGKANVLIFPNLDSANISYKILQRLGNAQVIGPILLGTKMATCVLQKGDDVQDVVNMTAVVAREAQMKMKS from the coding sequence ATGAAAATAACAAGAGAGGAAGCCCTTGAATACCATTCAAGGGGTAAAAAGGGAAAACTTGAAATAAGGTTAACAAAACCTTGTGAAACACAGAGAGATTTATCACTTGCTTATACACCGGGAGTAGCTGAACCTTGCCTGGAAATTAAAAGAGACCCTCTTTTGGCCTATGAGTATACAGCAAAGGGAAACCTCGTTGCTGTTATTTCAAACGGAACAGCAGTCTTGGGACTTGGAAATATCGGAGCTCTTGCTGGAAAACCCGTTATGGAGGGAAAATGTGTCCTCTTTAAAAAATTTGCCGATGTAGACGCTATTGATATAGAAATTAATACTGAGGATATAGAGGAATTTATAAAAACCTGTAAACTTATTTCTCCCACCTTTGGAGGAATAAACCTTGAGGACATAAAAGCTCCTGAATGTTTTGAAATTGAAGAAAGATTAAAAGCGGAACTTGATATACCCGTCTTTCACGATGATCAACACGGAACTGCAATCATCTCTGGTGCAGCTCTTTTAAATGCCCTTGAACTGGTGGGTAAAAAAATTGATGAAATTAAGGTAGTTATTAACGGTGCTGGAGCTTCTGCAATTGCCTGTGCTAAATTTTACTTACTTTTAGGAGTAAAAAAAGAAAACATAATAATGTGTGATACGAAGGGAGTTATATATAAGGGAAGAAAGGAGGGAATGAACATTTATAAAGAGGAGTTTGCAATTGAAACTGAAAAAAGGACCTTAGCCGAAGCGTTAGAGGGAGCCGATGTTTTCATCGGACTTTCTGTTGGTAATGTTGTTACAAAAGAAATGGTTAAGAAAATGGCTGATAGACCGATAATATTTGCGATGGCAAATCCCATTCCAGAAATAAGTTATGAAGATGCGAAAGAAGCAAGACCTGATGGAATAATTGCTACAGGTAGAAGTGATTATCCAAATCAGATAAACAATGTTCTTGGTTTTCCCTTTATATTTAGAGGAGCCTTGGATGTAAGAGCAAGAAAGATAAATGATGAAATGAAATTGGCAGCAGCTAAGGCTCTTGCTGCTCTTGCAAAAGAAGATGTTCCTGACTCTGTTGCTAGGGCCTATGGAGTAAAGAGACTCGAATTTGGAAAAGATTACATAATTCCTAAGCCTCTTGATCCAAGAGTTTTATACTGGGAAGCACCTGAAGTTGCAAGAGCTGCCATAGAAACTAATGTTGCACAAGTTAAGATAGATATAAATGAGTATAGGGAGAGATTAAAAGAGAAAGTGATGAAAGGTGGAAGAGTTATGAACATAATTATACAGGAGGCAAAAAAGAAACCTGTAAAGGTGGTTTATGCCGAAGGTGAGCATGAAAAAATAATAAGAGCTGCAAATATAGTAGCAAACGATGAAATAGCAAAACCTATTTTACTTGGTAGAGAAGAAATTATAAAGAAAAAAATTGAAGGTTTAAGACTTAACTTCGACTACGAAATCATTGATCCTGCTTTGTCACCTAAGAGGGATGAATACGCCGAAAAGCTTTTTAGAATAAGGGAAAGAAAGGGTGTTACAAAGCAGTGGGCATACTTCTCTCTTTCTAATCCAATAGTTTTTGGATCTATGATGGTATACGAAGGAGATGCTCATGGCCTTATAGCAGGTTTAACAACCGATTACGCAAACGCTTTAAGACCAATCTTTCAAATTATAAAAACACAGGATAATGTTAAAACTGTTGCAGGCTTATATATAATTATAGTTGAAAATGAGGTATTCTTCTTTGCTGATGCAACTGTAAATATAAACCCAGATCCTGAAACACTTGCAGAGATAGCAATTCTTACAGCAAACTTTGCAAAAGATCTTGGAGTTGAGCCTAAGGTTGCTTTTCTATCTTTTTCAAACTTTGGAAGTGTAAGAGTGAAGGAAACTGAAAAGGTTAGTGAAGCTGTTAGGATCTTCAGGAAGAAATATCCACATATAGTTGCAGATGGTGAAATGCAGGCAGATACTGCTCTTGTTCCTGAAATAATGGAGGAGTTTTATCCCTTCTCTTACTTAAAAGGAAAAGCAAATGTTCTGATTTTCCCGAATCTTGATTCAGCGAACATTTCCTATAAAATCTTGCAGAGATTAGGAAATGCTCAAGTTATAGGTCCAATCCTACTTGGAACAAAGATGGCAACCTGTGTACTACAAAAGGGAGATGATGTCCAAGATGTGGTGAATATGACCGCAGTAGTAGCAAGAGAGGCTCAAATGAAAATGAAGTCTTAA